The genomic stretch CAGGATTAGTCAGCGCATTCAAAAAGAGCCCCTGATGCTTTATCGAGATTTAGAGCAGCCAAACGAAGCGTTCAGTGAAAGGAGAACGGACTGAAGGCACTGGGACAGCGCACCACTTGGGATGAAGCCGTCAGCTCATCCAAACTTGTACCTGCTGGTAGCTTCCGCGGACAATCTAAACACCCTCTCTGAATCCAAGGTGAAACGATTCAACTCAAGCTGCCAGCTACGCACCGAGTCCGCGGGGGCAGCGGGACGCTCCCAGTACACATCTTCCTCGACAAGAAAAGCGTGGGAATTTCTACAGATCACATGCGATACCTCTTTCAGCTTCGAGATGGCACCACGATGAAGCGGGCCCTATTCTGACAACCTTTCTCGGATGGACAAAgagcctctctctgtctgtacCTCCCAAATTCAGGAACTCTACTAGGGGCGCACCAGAACACAGTAAGGCAAGCCTTCCGCACATGGGACCGGACTTCTTGTTATGTGCTTCAGCGGGACTGCGGCCTACAGCTGGTGACGTCCACAGTGAGTACAACGGCAAGGGTGACAATGGACAAACAGGATTACCTCGGAGCAGTACGGATGCATCTTCAACAAGTCAAGGAGGGCCCTGCTACAAGAGCGTTGCGGCCCTCCCGCAACCtttcgcgcatgcgctggtCCCCTGTAACGTACCCTCCGGACATCAACCGGAGGCGCTCACGCGACCGAGTCCCTCCTCTCGGCAATCCGATCAAGAGTGCCAGACTTTCGTACTGCAACAGGGCGTCGGAACGACTcaaggcagaggcgacgaaaCATAGAACGTGGAGGCCGGAAGATCCGACCAGGAACTTTGAGCGCAAGATCCCGAACTCCATCACCCTCAACACAGGAGTTTAGGGCTTCTTCCATCGCCTTCCTCAGTGCAGTATCTTTCGGAAAGCTCAACACCAATGCTCATTCTGCACCACGTCAGGAGGGGACAACGGACTTCATCTTGCACGGGTCTGTCGCCGGCCTCCTTCCATGTTGCTCGAAGAGCGCAACGCCCTAACCCGTGAGCATGGAGGATGGAGGGTgtttttgggctcgtgaCACAAGTCAGACCCCTTTTTTTCCCCTAGCAAGCATGAGTGAGCCTTGTTGTTTTAACGAAGCATGACAACTATCAGGCACTCCATTTTTCCTCGGCTCCAAAATGACACTACTCCGGCGCACCAGCCTAAGCACCAACTCCGCAAATCTTACATGCCGGGAGAAGGAGGGAACCGATCGCGATGCGTGTTGTGGAGGCAAACAAGCAGTGTTCCGCTCGCGAATCACACTCTCAGTTTAGGGTGTCCGGCATTCGTCATCATCACTGATGAAAGTGCAGCTAGGTTTTTTCTCCAACCTCCATTCATCACAAACGTGTTTAGACATTACGGACTAGAGTGTAGGGCACATGCTCAGCATGAATGTGAGACACATATATAAGGTGCGGTTACAGGCAAGATGCTGCGAGTAAGCACTACGAGACCCAAGCAAATCTTTCTGGCAAGTTGTGGCGAACTCTCCTATCCTAGCTCTCTCTGGACGACACGAAGATGATGCCTGAAGGCGATTGAGTCTACTGAATTGCTCGGATTGACACTTTTCGACCGTCATAAATTATGCTCCGTCAGTGGCCGGTGGTCTTCCTGGGACAAAGCGTGTGGCTCACTCCAAGCGGTGGACGACGGCAAAATCGGCTAGGTTCTCGTCGTTTTTCCGGCGAAGTGAATTGTGCAGATCATGTTGAATTGATCAATTGCTGATCGGTGCACATGTCGCTAtcttagggtttagggtttaaaGTTtaaggtttagggtttagggtttagggtttagggtttagggtttagggtttaagggtttagggtttagggtttagggtttagggtttta from Besnoitia besnoiti strain Bb-Ger1 chromosome X, whole genome shotgun sequence encodes the following:
- a CDS encoding hypothetical protein (encoded by transcript BESB_018730) → MRWSPVTYPPDINRRRSRDRVPPLGNPIKSARLSYCNRASERLKAEATKHRTWRPEDPTRNFERKIPNSITLNTGV